The genomic region GAAATTTGTGGATCTTGTGCGATAAGCTTGAGTAATTGAGTTTCGCCTTCATCGGTATTTAACGCTAATGCAAGCATTTTTCTTGCAATAGCCGGCATGGCGGGAAGTGTATGGATATGCTCGAGGGATTGCTTTAAATCAATAGGGTTAATCATAACAGTATGCTCCCGCAATGGATTACCATTTCTTGATATACAATTTTATTCATCTTGATGACTCTTAATCAATTAAAAATAAGACAAATAATAGGATCCTGGGTATTCTTATAGGATGGCCAGGGTAATTATTTATCTTGATGCTTGAAGTAAATTACATCTAGAATTACTGAGCAGTGTTGATATTTATCATTATAGAAAACAAAAGAAATAAGTAGAAAATGAATAGAAGTGTGAAAGGTTATCTTTTCTGAGTTTTTTTATTTAAAACAAGATCGATGAATAAGTGAACTGATCAACTAGTAGTGTGGAGATTTTGGCTTGGCGGTATACAAGCTATAATTTCTAATCATAATTATCTGTCTGCGAAGATACGGGCATAATGAGAAGGGTAAGTGGTTCATGACCTGCAATCCAATACAACGCAAATTTAAATCTTCGATCGTTATGTGCTCATTCTCCATGGTATCGACAGTCTTTTAAGCTCCAGTTTATGAGTAACAATGTAGCTTGTCTTCAGACTTTTCTGCATAAAAGGCAATTGTTCTTTTTTCCGGCTGTTCTGGTTGGGATTTGTTTATTAGTGATAGGGTTTTATGCGGATCACCTACATTCACGTAATCTGGAACGTGAAATACGTGATGCGGCATTAATTCGCTTAAGTTTGTTACGTGCTGACCTGGAAGGAAAAATCACCAGTAATGCTCAACTAGTACAGGGGCTCGCTGCATCTATCTCTGTTGAGCCGGATTTGTCGCTGGAAAAATTTGCCCAATTAGCACAATATTTATTTAAAGGCCGATCACAGCTTCGTAATATTGGTGCTGCTCCTGACTTGATAATACGTTATATGTATCCGGTTGAAGGCAACGAGGCGGCAATAGGTCTAAATTTCCGGGAACATCCACAGCAGCTTGAGTCGGTATTGCGTGCGCGGGATAGCGGACATCTTATTATCGCGGGGCCGGTTGATTTGGTTCAGGGCGGATTGGGATTTATCGCGCGGATTCCGGTATTTCTTGATAATGCTGAATCCGAAAAGAAAGCTTTCTGGGGCATGATCTCGGCCGTGATTGATGTGAATAAACTATATCAAGCAAGTGGCTTATTGGATTTTGTGAAAGAATTTGATATTTCGATCCGAGGCAAAGATGCGTTAGGTAAAGCAGGCGAAGTTTTTTTCGGCACTGATCAATTATTTGTGCAAAATCCTGTGTTGCTGGATATTTCCTTACCCTATGGTTCTTGGCAGATCGCTGCCATTCCTAAAGGAGGGTGGTCGGTCACTGGCAACGAGGGTATTGTCTTTCGCTTGGGTTTGGTATTCACAGGCATTTTAATTTTATTACCCGTTGTTTTAATTGCCAAGTTTCAACAAAAGGAACGGGATAACGAGGCCCGGCTTAAAGCTTTATTCGCAATATCCCCCATTGGTATCGCGTTGAATGATTATGAAACAGGAAAGTTTATTGAAGTCAATGATGCATTGTTGGTTCCAACCGGTTACACGCGAGAGGAATTGTTAAACCTTACTTATTGGGACATTACACCTAAAGATTATGCGATACAGGAGGCCCAACAGCTTGAAAGTATGCAAGTGACAGGTAGTTTTTGTTCCTATAAAAAAGAATATATTCGCAAGGATGGCAGTCATTACCCGGTTCAGCTTTATGGGATAGTGATCTACGATGTTTCTGGTCGAAAATTAATCTGGTCGATGGTTGAAGATATTACCGAGCGCAAAGCCGCAGAGCTGTCGCTTATTACGGCTCGATATGAAGCGGAACGGGCAAATAAGGCTAAATCCGAATTTCTTTCCAGCATGAGCCATGAATTACGTACGCCTATGAATGCGATTCTTGGTTTTAGTCAATTACTTGAGTTGGAGGGTTTGGATGACCGTCATTTGACATACGTTAAAGGAATCAAGTCGGCGGGCGTTCATTTGCTTGCATTAATCGATGAGGTACTGGATTTGGCAAAAATTGAATCGGGACGCATAGATTTGCAACCCGAGTGGATTGATATTTGTACCGTAGTTGAGGAATGCATCAATTTGGTGAAAATACAAGCAGATGGGCAGGATATCAAACTGACACACAGTGGAATGGCGGATAAGGTTTTATATACTGACCGAATCCGATTCAAACAAATTATCCTCAATTTGATTCACAATGCGATTAAATACAACCGTAAAGGCGGATGGGTGCATATCGAACTCAAGAATTCGGATAACCCGGAATATTTAAAAATTATTGTTATCGATTCTGGGATTGGTATTGCTGCTAATAGATTGACAGAGTTGTTTCAACCTTTTAATCGTCTTGATGCTGCAGGTAGCGCCATTGAAGGTACAGGGATAGGATTATCGCTTACGCGCCGAATCATTGAAATGATGGGTGGTTGCATTGGTGTGAAAAGTGAATTGGGTGTCGGAAGTACTTTTTGGTTCGAATTGCCGGCGAGAGGAATTAATGACAGGGATACCATAATCAATACAGAGCAGGCCACATGAATCAGCTCAGCCTTTCTGTTTAATGACAAGTAACCCTTCTCCTGTTTATAGCGAGGGAAGGGTTACTAATTGGGAATTACTGGAATCAGCGTATTACCATTCAACCTTACCCGCTAATGCCCAAGTCAGGCCACTATCGGTTGAAATATAAGTACTATCTCGTGCAACGCCTAAAATAGTGGCATCAAGCGCAAAGCCGGGAGAAAGACGGAATTCAGTAAATTGAATATTTTCTTGCAACAATGAAGTGCCTATATTTTCAGATACTGCTATATTTCCTTGATTATTAAGTGTAATCTTATACAAACCTTTCCCATGGACATTGACGAAGATAAGTCGATCATTGGAAAAATTGGGAGAAAACTCAATTTGATGGATTGCGTTCCCTGGACCTATATGGTTCTGAGTCATTGTAGTCCACACATTGCCCCCATTCTTTGAACGATATAAGCCATTACTTGTGCCGATAAAGACTAATTTGTCCGTAGCGTATTGAGGGGAAACGGCAATTGATAAATGCTGCTGTCCCGGTAGGCCACGTAATGTGATTGAC from Nitrosomonas ureae harbors:
- a CDS encoding ATP-binding protein — protein: MSNNVACLQTFLHKRQLFFFPAVLVGICLLVIGFYADHLHSRNLEREIRDAALIRLSLLRADLEGKITSNAQLVQGLAASISVEPDLSLEKFAQLAQYLFKGRSQLRNIGAAPDLIIRYMYPVEGNEAAIGLNFREHPQQLESVLRARDSGHLIIAGPVDLVQGGLGFIARIPVFLDNAESEKKAFWGMISAVIDVNKLYQASGLLDFVKEFDISIRGKDALGKAGEVFFGTDQLFVQNPVLLDISLPYGSWQIAAIPKGGWSVTGNEGIVFRLGLVFTGILILLPVVLIAKFQQKERDNEARLKALFAISPIGIALNDYETGKFIEVNDALLVPTGYTREELLNLTYWDITPKDYAIQEAQQLESMQVTGSFCSYKKEYIRKDGSHYPVQLYGIVIYDVSGRKLIWSMVEDITERKAAELSLITARYEAERANKAKSEFLSSMSHELRTPMNAILGFSQLLELEGLDDRHLTYVKGIKSAGVHLLALIDEVLDLAKIESGRIDLQPEWIDICTVVEECINLVKIQADGQDIKLTHSGMADKVLYTDRIRFKQIILNLIHNAIKYNRKGGWVHIELKNSDNPEYLKIIVIDSGIGIAANRLTELFQPFNRLDAAGSAIEGTGIGLSLTRRIIEMMGGCIGVKSELGVGSTFWFELPARGINDRDTIINTEQAT